The genomic DNA GATCATCGTGCCCTTCAGATCGGCCATGGTGATGTGCTTGCCCACGGCCAGCCCCTCCACCTGATGGAACATATGCTCGGAGCGCACGGTCACCTGTTCATAGCGGTAGCACTTGCCCGGCAGGATGGCGCGGATAGGCTCCGGGTGGTAGGCGCGCATGACGTGGATCTGCCCGGGCGAGGTGTGGGTGCGCATGACCACGTCCTTGTTGATATAGAAGGTATCCCACATGTCGCGCGCTGGGTGGTGGGGCGGCATGTTCAACAGCTCAAAGTTGTATTCGTCGGTTTCCACCTCGCGCGAGCGGTAGATCTGGAAGCCCATCTGCGTGAAGATGTGGTAAATCTCGCGCAGGGTCTGGGTGGAGGGATGCAGCCGGCCGATCGCCGGCCGCCTGCCCGGCAGGGTCACATCCACGGCCGCGGCGCGCAGGGCGCGCTCCACCTCCTCCTGTTTGAGGGCCTCCATCCGCGCCTCATAAGCGGCTTCCAGCCGGCCCTTGACCTCATTGGCCAGCTTGCCGTAGGCCGGCCGTTCCGCCGGCGGAAGCTGACCGACACTGCGCACCGCCAGCGTGATCTCTCCCTTTTTCCCCAGATAGCGCAGGCGCCACTGTTCCAGCGCCTGCAGGTCGGATACCTGCGCCAGCTCGGCGCTGGCCCGCTGTTCCAGCTCATGCAGGTCCACTGCCATGATTATACCGCCTCCTCTCCTGGATGAAGCGTATGATAGCGTAATAAAAAGCGGCCCGATAGTCCCTCAGGGACGATATCGTGCCGCACGATCCGCGTTACCACCCTGTTTGGCCGGCCGCGAGCCGGCCCCCTCTGCCCCGACGGCCGCGCTCCTCTCCGTTGGACGAAGCCGGCTTATCGGGCGCCCGGATAACGGTGGGCCTCCGGAGCAGACTACTTTGCGCCTGCGCGCATTTCACCTGTCGGCTCGGGAGCGAACTTCGGCGGGCTTTCACCGAGAAGGGCTTCCAGTCGCGGCCCCTCCTCCCTGGCGGCTTCCCCCCGCCTACTCCTCTCCGTCATCGCCTCTGCAAGGGATATCGGTTTGTCCGCCATTATATCACGGCCGGCCCAAATGGGCAAAGGTTATGCGCGAGCGCGTTGGCAGGCCATGACCCATGATATGTCAGGCGCTGGTAGGAGCTTCGGAATTTACGCCAGGCCGGCCGCGCGCCGGAGCACCTCGACCTTGTCCAGCCGCTCCCAGGGCGCGTCGATGTCGTCGCGGCCGAAATGTCCGTAGGCGGCGGTGGGCCGGTAGATGGGCCGGCGCAGGTTCAGGTTCTGGATGATGGCCGCCGGCCGCAGGTCGAAGTGGGCGTTGATCAGCTCGACGATCTTATCATCGGGGATGCGGCCGGTGCCGAAGGTCTCCACGCTGATGGACATGGGGCGCGCCACGCCGATGGCGTAGGAGACCTGGATCTCCAGGCGGTCGGCGATGCCGGCGGCCACCAGGTTCTTGGCGATGTAGCGCGCCATATAGGCGCCGGAGCGGTCCACCTTGGTGGGGTCCTTGCCGGAGAAACAGCCGCCGCCGTGGCGGGCGATGCCGCCATAGGTGTCGACGATGATCTTGCGGCCGGTCAGGCCGGCGTCCCCCAACGGCCCGCCGATGACAAATCGGCCGGTCGGGTTGATGAAGTACTTGGTGCGCTCATCCAGCAGGCTGGGGTCAATGACCGCCTTGACCACGTGCTCGATAATATCCGCCTCGAGCTGGTCGTGGTTGATGGCCGGGTCGTGCTGGGCTGAGACCACCACCGTGTCCACCCGCACCGGCTTGCCGTAATGATATTCCACGGTCACCTGCGATTTGCCGTCCGGGCGCAGATAGGGCAGGATGCCCTCCTTGCGCACCTTAGCCAGCCGCTTGCACAGCTTATGGGCCAGGGAGATGGTCAGCGGCATGTATTCCGGCGTCTCGGTGCAGGCGAAACCGACCATCATGCCCTGGTCGCCGGCGCCGATGGCCTCGATCTGCTCGTCGGTCATCTCGCCGCGCTTGGCCTCCAGGGCGCGATCCACCCCCATGGCGATGTCCGGCGACTGCTCTTTGATGGAGACAATGACGCCGCAGGTCTCGGCGTCAAAGCCGTACTTGGCGCGGGTGTAGCCGATGTCGGTCAGCACCTCTCGCACTAGCTTGTTGATATCTACGTAGGTCGTGGTGGTGATCTCTCCCATCACCACCACCAGGCCGGTGGTGGCGGCGCACTCACACGCCACGCGGGCATCGGGGTCGTCCTTGATGATGGCGTCCAGCACCGCGTCGGAAATCTGGTCGCAAATCTTGTCCGGATGTCCCTCCGTCACCGATTCCGAGGTCAGAAAAAGCTTCGGCGAGGACATGAAGGTCGTGCTCATGTGTGTTGTTCTCCTTTCATCCACAGATATACGTGCCCGAGCGTCGGGTGACTGTACGAAAGCTTATGTGCCTTCTGTCCAGGAGGCCAGGTAGGCCCGCTGTTCCTCCGTCAACTGGTCAATGCGCACGCCCATGGCGGTGAGCTTCAGGCGGGCGATCTCGCGGTCAATTTCCTCGGGCACTTTGTATACGCGTTTTTCGAGGGTGGCGGCGTTCTTGTACATATACTCGGCGCCCAGGGCCTGGTTGGCGAAGGACATATCCATGACGCTGGCCGGGTGGCCTTCGGCGGCGGCCAGGTTGATGAGCCGGCCCTCGCCCAGCAGGTAAATGCGCCGGCCGTCTTTCAGCTTGAACTCCTCGACGAAGGGGCGCACCGGGCGGCGCGAGACCGACATCGCCTCCAATGCCGCGATGTCGATCTCCACGTTGAAGTGGCCGGAGTTGCAGACGATGGCCCCGTCCTTCATGCGCTCGAAGTGCGGCGCGTCAATCACGCTGGTGTTGCCCGTGGAGGTGATGAAGATATCGCCCTCAGCGGCGGCATCGAGCATGGGCATGACCCGGTAGCCGTCCATGACTGCTTCCAGGGCGCGCAGGGGGTCCACCTCGGTGATAATGACGTTGGCGCCCAGGCCGCGCGCCCGCATGGCGATGCCGCGACTGCACCAGCCGTAGCCGGCCACCACCACCGTCTTGCCGGCGATGAGCACATTCGTGGCGCGGATGATGCCGTCCATCGTGGACTGGCCCGTGCCGTAGCGGTTGTCGAACAGGTGTTTGGTCATGGCGTCGTTGACCGCCAGGATGGGGAAGCGCAGGGCGCCCTCTTTCTCCATGGCCCGCAGGCGGATGACGCCGGTGGTGGTCTCCTCGGTGCCGCCGATGATGTTGGGGATCAGCTCCTGCCGCTCCTTGTGCAGGGTGGAGACCAGGTCTGCCCCGTCATCCATTGTGATGTGGGGCTGATGGTCCAGCGCCGCCTTGATGTGGGAGTAATAGGTGGCGTTGTCCTCCCCCTTGATGGCGAAGACCGGGATGCCGTAGTCCACTACCAGGGAGGCGGCGACATCGTCCTGGGTGGAGAGGGGGTTGGAGGCGCAGAGCACGACATCGGCGCCGCCGGCGACCAGTGTGCGCGCCAGGTTGGCGGTCTCCGTGGTAATGTGCAGACATGCGGACAGCCGCACACCCTTGAGCGGCTTTTCCCGCTCAAAGCGCTGGCGGATCAGGCGCAGGACGGGCATTTCCAGCTCCGCCCACTCGATGCGCTGTTTGCCCAGGGGGGCCAGCGAAAGGTCTTTGACGTGATGTTTGACAGTGGTCACTTTGTCCAGTTCTCCTTCGATGGTATGATGCGTTCAGGTGACAATTTTCAGCGCTTCAACAGCACCCGCTTCAGCTCCACGCACGGGCCGAAGTGCTGTTCGTAGCGGGACACAAACTCATCTAAAGAATAGCGCCGGCATTGCGGGCCATCGCTCTCGATGACGTAGGTGGCGGAGAGACTGGCCATGCGGCCGACGACATCCCAGGGCAGGTTATGCAGAAAGCCCTTGATGATGCCGGCGCGGTAAGCATCGCCCACGCCGGTGGGGTTGACGACCTGCTGTGGGGGGGCCGGCGGGATGTCGATCTCCTCATCCTTGACCATGATGGTGGAGCCGCGCTCCCCCTTGGTCACGATGACGATCTCCGCCAGCTCGCGCAGGGCCTTCTCGCTCAGCCCGGTCTTCTTCTTCAGCATCTCGAACTCATATTCGTTGACGATGAGCATGCGCGCCCCGCGCGTGCCCTCGATCAACTGCTCCCCTGTCAGGCGGATGATCTGCTGGCTGGGATCATAGATGTAGGGGATGCCCAGCTCCTTGCATTCTGCGGCGTAGTTCACCATGGCCTGGGGGTCGTTGGGGGAGATAATGACCAGGTCAATCTCGCGGTGGTTCAGGTTGCGGAAGGACAGCTCATGGGCCCGCCCCATGGCGCCGATGTAGAAGCTGGCGATCTGGTTGTTCTCCAGGTCGGTGCTGACGAAGAAGCTGGCGGTGAACTCGTCCTCGATCTCCACGATGCCGGAGGTGTCGACGCCCTGTTCTTCCAGCCAGCGGCGGTACTCGCCGAAATCGCGGCCGGCGGTGGCCATGATGGTCGGGCGTTCCCCCAGCAGTGCCAGGTTGTAGGCGATGTTGGCGGCACAGCCCCCGCGCTGTACGCGCATCGAATCCACTAAGAAGCTCACACTCAGCACGTCCAGGCGTTCGGGCAGGAAGTGCTCCCGGAAACGCCCGGGGAAGGCCATGAGATAGTCAAATGCCAGGGATCCAGTGACGACGACGCCCAAGTTCCGTTTCCTCCATGAAGTGCTGTGGGATAGCCTCCTATCCCTCCCCTTTTACCATTTTGCGCAGGCTGATGCCGAAAGGCGGATAGGCGATGCCGTTTTCCGTGATGATGCCCGTCAGATAGCGATGCGGCGTGACGTCGAAGGCGGGGTTGTACACCGGCACGCCCTCGGGGGCGATGCGCCGGCCGTCAATCACCGTTACCTCCTCCGCGGGGCGCTCCTCGATGGGAATCTCATCACCGGTGGCCAGCGAGAGGTCAATGGTGGAGGTGGGAGAGACTGCGTAGCAGGGTATGCCGTTCTCCTTGGCCAGCACCGCCAGTTTATAGCTCCCGATCTTATTGGCCACATCGCCGTTGGCGGCCACGCGATCGGCGCCGAAGAGCACCAGGTCAACCCTGCCGGCGCGCATCAGGTGGCCGGCGGCGTTATCCGCGATCAACGTCATGGGAATGCCGTCGCGCATCAGCTCCCACGCAGTGAGCCGGGCGCCCTGCAGGCGCGGCCGCGTCTCATCCACCCAGACGTGCACCCGTTTGCCCTGTTCCACCGCCATGCGCA from Anaerolineae bacterium includes the following:
- a CDS encoding phenylalanine--tRNA ligase subunit alpha, whose translation is MAVDLHELEQRASAELAQVSDLQALEQWRLRYLGKKGEITLAVRSVGQLPPAERPAYGKLANEVKGRLEAAYEARMEALKQEEVERALRAAAVDVTLPGRRPAIGRLHPSTQTLREIYHIFTQMGFQIYRSREVETDEYNFELLNMPPHHPARDMWDTFYINKDVVMRTHTSPGQIHVMRAYHPEPIRAILPGKCYRYEQVTVRSEHMFHQVEGLAVGKHITMADLKGTMI
- a CDS encoding methionine adenosyltransferase is translated as MSTTFMSSPKLFLTSESVTEGHPDKICDQISDAVLDAIIKDDPDARVACECAATTGLVVVMGEITTTTYVDINKLVREVLTDIGYTRAKYGFDAETCGVIVSIKEQSPDIAMGVDRALEAKRGEMTDEQIEAIGAGDQGMMVGFACTETPEYMPLTISLAHKLCKRLAKVRKEGILPYLRPDGKSQVTVEYHYGKPVRVDTVVVSAQHDPAINHDQLEADIIEHVVKAVIDPSLLDERTKYFINPTGRFVIGGPLGDAGLTGRKIIVDTYGGIARHGGGCFSGKDPTKVDRSGAYMARYIAKNLVAAGIADRLEIQVSYAIGVARPMSISVETFGTGRIPDDKIVELINAHFDLRPAAIIQNLNLRRPIYRPTAAYGHFGRDDIDAPWERLDKVEVLRRAAGLA
- a CDS encoding adenosylhomocysteinase; the encoded protein is MDKVTTVKHHVKDLSLAPLGKQRIEWAELEMPVLRLIRQRFEREKPLKGVRLSACLHITTETANLARTLVAGGADVVLCASNPLSTQDDVAASLVVDYGIPVFAIKGEDNATYYSHIKAALDHQPHITMDDGADLVSTLHKERQELIPNIIGGTEETTTGVIRLRAMEKEGALRFPILAVNDAMTKHLFDNRYGTGQSTMDGIIRATNVLIAGKTVVVAGYGWCSRGIAMRARGLGANVIITEVDPLRALEAVMDGYRVMPMLDAAAEGDIFITSTGNTSVIDAPHFERMKDGAIVCNSGHFNVEIDIAALEAMSVSRRPVRPFVEEFKLKDGRRIYLLGEGRLINLAAAEGHPASVMDMSFANQALGAEYMYKNAATLEKRVYKVPEEIDREIARLKLTAMGVRIDQLTEEQRAYLASWTEGT
- a CDS encoding carbohydrate kinase family protein, with translation MGVVVTGSLAFDYLMAFPGRFREHFLPERLDVLSVSFLVDSMRVQRGGCAANIAYNLALLGERPTIMATAGRDFGEYRRWLEEQGVDTSGIVEIEDEFTASFFVSTDLENNQIASFYIGAMGRAHELSFRNLNHREIDLVIISPNDPQAMVNYAAECKELGIPYIYDPSQQIIRLTGEQLIEGTRGARMLIVNEYEFEMLKKKTGLSEKALRELAEIVIVTKGERGSTIMVKDEEIDIPPAPPQQVVNPTGVGDAYRAGIIKGFLHNLPWDVVGRMASLSATYVIESDGPQCRRYSLDEFVSRYEQHFGPCVELKRVLLKR
- the mtnA gene encoding S-methyl-5-thioribose-1-phosphate isomerase: MRTIEWHNGRVRMIDQRVLPLEYRVVEYDDYRQVAEAIRDMVVRGAPAIGAAAAFGLALAARQSRAESVPALLADLEEAAEVLRRTRPTAVNLSWALERMLRRARSGHWQSAADLTAALEQEALTIAEEDVRVNRRIGEVGAAIVPDGANILTHCNAGALATVDYGTALGVVRMAVEQGKRVHVWVDETRPRLQGARLTAWELMRDGIPMTLIADNAAGHLMRAGRVDLVLFGADRVAANGDVANKIGSYKLAVLAKENGIPCYAVSPTSTIDLSLATGDEIPIEERPAEEVTVIDGRRIAPEGVPVYNPAFDVTPHRYLTGIITENGIAYPPFGISLRKMVKGEG